From Kogia breviceps isolate mKogBre1 chromosome 2, mKogBre1 haplotype 1, whole genome shotgun sequence, one genomic window encodes:
- the RAB17 gene encoding ras-related protein Rab-17, whose translation MAQVDGAPRPGAAPGQPCIFKLVLLGSGSVGKSSLALQYVKHDFWSNLPTVGCAFFTKVVDLGAASLKFEIWDTAGQEKYHSVCHLYFRGANAALLVYDVTRKDSFCKAQQWLKDLEEEFHPGEVVVMLVGNKTDLSQEREVTLEEGREFAESKGLLFMETSAKLNHQVTEVFSAVARELLQREEKKEGQRQQGGARLVLNGTPPGRGRCCAR comes from the exons ATGGCGCAGGTGGATGGGGCCCCCCGGCCCGGGGCTGCCCCGGGCCAGCCCTGCATCTTCAAGCTGGTTCTGCTGGGCAGTGGTTCTGTGGGCAAGTCCAGCTTGGCTCTCCAGTACGTGAAGCATGACTTCTGGAGCAACCTGCCGACCGTGGGAT GTGCGTTCTTCACAAAGGTGGTGGATTTGGGGGCTGCGTCTCTGAAGTTTGAGATCTGGGACACGGCTGGCCAGGAGAAGTACCACAGCGTCTGCCACCTCTACTTCAGGGGTGCCAATGCTGCGCTTTTGGTGTATGATGTCACCAGGAAG gaTTCTTTCTGCAAGGCGCAGCAGTGGCTGAAGGACCTGGAGGAGGAGTTCCACCCGGGAGAAGTCGTGGTGATGCTGGTCGGGAACAAGACGGACCTCAGCCAGGAGCGGGAGGTGACCCTTGAG GAAGGGAGGGAGTTTGCAGAGAGCAAGGGGTTGCTGTTCATGGAAACCTCGGCCAAACTGAACCACCAGGTGACAGAAGTCTTCAGTGCTGTCG CCCGAGAGCTTttgcagagagaagagaagaaggagggCCAGAGGCAGCAGGGAGGTGCGCGGCTGGTTCTGAATGGGACGCCCCCGGGGCGGGGCAGATGCTGCGCCCGCTAG